A single Oligoflexia bacterium DNA region contains:
- a CDS encoding TIGR02530 family flagellar biosynthesis protein, whose protein sequence is MVESKSPLTSGLANIGGTTGSTGISNKPGKEEIKSGNANAPSFGDLLNTKIAEKPKVSAIAPDKKLEVKFSQHALERMSTRGISLKPEDLARLNDAVDRAAQKGSRETLVLMGDNALIVSVKNKTVVTAMDREAMRENVFTNIDSTVIL, encoded by the coding sequence TTGGTAGAAAGTAAATCTCCTCTAACATCAGGTTTAGCAAATATCGGTGGAACAACTGGTTCAACTGGTATTTCTAATAAACCTGGTAAAGAAGAGATTAAATCAGGAAATGCGAATGCGCCAAGTTTTGGTGATCTGCTCAATACAAAAATTGCAGAAAAGCCGAAAGTAAGTGCAATAGCCCCTGATAAGAAATTAGAAGTAAAATTTAGCCAACACGCATTAGAGAGAATGTCGACTCGTGGAATTTCTTTAAAGCCTGAAGATCTTGCGCGTCTTAATGATGCCGTAGATCGAGCAGCGCAAAAAGGATCACGTGAAACATTAGTTCTAATGGGTGATAACGCACTCATTGTGAGTGTGAAGAATAAAACTGTGGTGACTGCGATGGATCGCGAAGCCATGAGGGAGAATGTTTTTACAAATATTGATAGCACTGTAATTTTATAA
- the fliJ gene encoding flagellar export protein FliJ, producing the protein MKFKFSYEKLEEYYKQQEQIASRDYNESMAHLDNEKQRYQNMFEELDVAAEDGAALRARPEGAPIARLVQIDDYIDGQKINIARQREIVINHTHIVEQKQEILIAATKESKTYEKLRENQFTAFKQKLKKHEAKVNDELVVTRFRRGGS; encoded by the coding sequence GTGAAGTTTAAATTTAGCTATGAAAAATTAGAGGAATATTACAAACAACAAGAGCAAATCGCTAGTCGTGATTACAATGAAAGCATGGCGCATCTGGATAATGAAAAACAACGCTATCAAAACATGTTTGAAGAATTAGACGTTGCCGCTGAAGATGGTGCGGCATTGCGCGCTCGCCCCGAAGGTGCCCCTATAGCTAGGCTCGTGCAGATTGATGATTATATTGATGGTCAAAAAATTAATATTGCTCGTCAACGAGAGATTGTTATCAATCACACACATATCGTTGAGCAAAAACAAGAAATACTAATCGCTGCTACAAAAGAATCAAAAACATACGAAAAATTAAGAGAAAATCAGTTCACAGCATTTAAACAAAAATTAAAAAAACATGAAGCTAAAGTGAATGACGAACTTGTCGTCACACGTTTTCGCCGAGGGGGAAGTTAA
- a CDS encoding flagellar hook protein FlgE yields the protein MGILSSLYTGVSGLTAQGEALSVIGDNIANANTTGFKASRAEFQDIISKNLKGILGGNQIGRGVKLGAVNPVLLQGNVDSTENATDLAVSGDGYFVARGTDGQSFTRDGSFRFDKDGYLVTNDNQRIQGYQADDSNKLTSLVGDIKLPKAITPARATKKVEVTMNLDSRAQVGLPFNIEKPNDTSQYSTGIEIFDSQGNKHLMTTYFNKVADRQWEWHGLVDGKEITGGQEGKFSEVAAGKVTFTVDGKLETQVETKKNYNFSMGALANQQVEIYFGDAIITNKGKGLSGSVQYGKESDLLSWKQDGSSAGTITNMSFSDAGVLSALYSNGEVKDLSQLTLAKFDAPEKLYKVGNNRFKESREGGTPSIGPANMAGRGKIFAKSLERSTVDLAMEFVNLIQNQRGFQANAKTITTTDELLAEVIQLKR from the coding sequence ATGGGTATTTTATCATCACTCTATACGGGTGTGTCAGGTTTAACAGCACAAGGTGAAGCGCTCAGCGTAATCGGCGATAACATCGCAAACGCAAACACAACTGGTTTCAAAGCCAGCCGCGCTGAATTTCAAGATATCATTTCAAAAAACCTAAAAGGTATTTTGGGTGGTAACCAAATCGGTCGCGGGGTAAAACTCGGTGCCGTGAATCCAGTATTGTTACAAGGTAACGTTGATTCAACAGAGAACGCTACAGATCTAGCAGTTTCTGGTGATGGTTACTTCGTAGCACGTGGTACTGATGGTCAGAGCTTTACTCGAGATGGTTCATTTCGTTTTGATAAAGACGGTTATCTCGTGACAAATGATAATCAACGCATTCAAGGTTATCAAGCTGATGACTCAAATAAACTCACAAGTTTAGTTGGCGATATTAAGCTTCCAAAAGCGATTACTCCAGCTCGTGCTACTAAGAAAGTAGAAGTAACAATGAACTTAGATAGCCGCGCTCAAGTTGGTTTGCCATTTAATATTGAAAAACCAAATGATACTTCACAGTATTCAACTGGTATTGAGATTTTTGATTCACAAGGTAATAAACATTTAATGACGACATACTTTAATAAAGTTGCAGATCGTCAGTGGGAATGGCATGGCCTTGTTGACGGTAAAGAAATTACCGGTGGTCAAGAAGGAAAGTTTTCAGAAGTTGCCGCAGGTAAAGTCACTTTTACTGTTGATGGTAAACTTGAAACCCAAGTTGAAACCAAAAAGAATTATAATTTCTCAATGGGTGCACTTGCTAATCAACAAGTTGAGATTTACTTCGGTGATGCGATCATTACTAACAAAGGTAAGGGTCTTAGCGGTTCAGTTCAGTACGGTAAAGAGAGTGATTTATTATCATGGAAGCAAGATGGTTCTTCTGCAGGAACTATCACTAATATGTCTTTCAGTGATGCGGGTGTTCTTAGTGCTCTTTATAGTAACGGAGAAGTTAAAGATCTATCGCAGCTTACATTGGCGAAGTTCGATGCTCCTGAGAAATTGTATAAAGTCGGTAACAACCGATTTAAAGAATCTCGCGAGGGTGGAACTCCTTCAATCGGGCCTGCCAATATGGCCGGACGCGGAAAGATTTTTGCAAAGAGCCTTGAGCGTTCAACAGTTGACTTGGCGATGGAGTTTGTAAACCTCATTCAAAATCAAAGAGGTTTCCAAGCAAACGCAAAGACCATCACAACAACCGATGAGCTCTTGGCAGAAGTAATTCAGCTGAAGAGATAA
- a CDS encoding flagellar hook-length control protein FliK, with amino-acid sequence MAQESISSIPFFPDIATVRNASARKSENTALLDKTASRSKSQADDTFDSSLGDAMKAKNNSRTQSLAKADKPKLGNREPFFPQTRMPYHPSKGQSGNIKTQFYQDAAPASNSNASNEVNSADGLMTASETALGVEETESPDTQDYSAFSVGDDKNGVMAQSYEAAAVSYPIRQVAPHLDEEAKSSLQEQGLWNTPVMVMAQPDQKTSLMAQAVETQPVQSQAAVPVQKPIIQFMASLENEVGVSPDRLVKAFEQLPQGAMQKPPEQTMVQVIQNLNLQSEDQQKAVNLYSKMLAQMESVDQNEQLKAAPLLAGGLTTQKIAQQADLNAVQAPIALKESVANRYAQNIDQTKATETQNSVAKPEGDSAQVADRKTSDATLPLGTTAGKFADGKNQEFANQGQNQSGNQPQGQPNQTLVKQNIAKFDKASIKDEVKFDSQKENLASGVDVKSNVVNMHEVNHHGAKQEVNNLQNLTAVNTVAASQVEGAPTTQDAKHEAIKSIISNAQMLAQKGGGEMSMILNPENLGEIQLRVAMDGQRVDVQMMTEKNEVKKLLEQNIGELRQGLAQHNLSMEKIDVSVNDKNTGNHNQNRPDFSAARDFANQFSQQNQNRRDNMLDLGQLRPQVKSLARPAMVSTAGARASTAKGMSRLDVVA; translated from the coding sequence ATGGCGCAAGAAAGCATTAGTTCAATTCCGTTTTTTCCGGATATTGCAACTGTACGAAACGCTTCTGCTAGAAAGAGCGAAAACACTGCTTTGCTTGATAAGACTGCTTCCAGGTCTAAATCACAAGCCGATGACACGTTTGATTCATCACTTGGTGATGCAATGAAAGCGAAAAATAATTCGCGAACGCAATCATTGGCGAAGGCTGATAAACCTAAGTTAGGTAATCGTGAACCGTTTTTTCCACAAACACGGATGCCTTATCATCCTTCAAAAGGACAATCTGGAAATATTAAAACCCAGTTTTATCAAGACGCAGCACCGGCAAGTAATAGCAATGCAAGTAACGAAGTAAATTCTGCAGATGGTTTAATGACTGCAAGTGAAACTGCATTAGGTGTTGAAGAAACTGAATCACCAGATACGCAAGATTATAGTGCGTTTAGTGTTGGTGATGATAAAAATGGTGTTATGGCTCAAAGCTACGAAGCAGCAGCCGTCAGTTACCCTATTCGTCAAGTTGCACCGCATTTAGATGAAGAAGCAAAGAGCTCTTTGCAGGAGCAAGGATTATGGAACACGCCCGTCATGGTAATGGCTCAGCCTGATCAGAAAACAAGTCTGATGGCTCAAGCAGTTGAGACCCAGCCAGTACAATCACAGGCAGCGGTTCCCGTTCAAAAACCGATCATCCAATTTATGGCCTCGTTAGAGAATGAAGTGGGTGTATCGCCTGACAGACTTGTTAAGGCGTTTGAACAATTACCCCAAGGTGCTATGCAAAAGCCACCTGAGCAAACAATGGTTCAAGTGATTCAGAACCTAAATTTGCAAAGTGAAGATCAGCAAAAAGCTGTGAATCTTTATTCTAAAATGTTGGCGCAAATGGAAAGTGTTGATCAAAATGAGCAATTAAAAGCCGCGCCTTTATTAGCTGGTGGTTTGACCACGCAAAAGATCGCTCAACAAGCTGATCTAAATGCAGTGCAAGCCCCAATAGCATTAAAGGAATCTGTTGCTAATCGTTATGCTCAAAACATTGATCAAACTAAGGCTACAGAAACTCAAAACTCTGTGGCTAAGCCCGAAGGAGATAGCGCGCAAGTTGCTGATAGAAAAACATCTGATGCAACTTTGCCGTTAGGGACTACCGCTGGAAAATTCGCTGATGGCAAAAATCAAGAATTTGCTAATCAGGGACAAAACCAAAGTGGCAACCAGCCTCAAGGGCAACCGAATCAAACTTTAGTGAAACAAAATATCGCAAAGTTTGATAAGGCTTCCATTAAAGATGAAGTGAAGTTTGATTCTCAAAAAGAAAACTTAGCTTCTGGTGTGGATGTAAAAAGCAACGTGGTGAATATGCATGAAGTAAATCATCACGGTGCAAAGCAAGAAGTAAATAATCTCCAAAATTTGACTGCCGTTAATACTGTAGCGGCATCACAAGTTGAGGGAGCTCCAACCACACAAGATGCCAAGCATGAAGCGATTAAGTCTATTATTAGTAATGCGCAAATGCTCGCCCAAAAAGGTGGCGGCGAAATGAGTATGATTCTTAATCCTGAAAATTTAGGAGAGATTCAATTGCGTGTTGCAATGGATGGACAGCGTGTTGATGTGCAGATGATGACTGAGAAAAATGAAGTAAAGAAGCTTTTAGAACAAAATATTGGAGAGCTTCGACAAGGTCTTGCGCAGCATAATTTGAGTATGGAAAAGATTGATGTTTCAGTGAATGATAAAAATACTGGAAACCACAATCAAAACCGTCCTGATTTTAGCGCTGCAAGAGATTTTGCAAATCAGTTTAGTCAGCAAAATCAGAACCGACGTGACAACATGTTAGATTTAGGTCAGCTAAGACCACAAGTTAAATCCTTAGCAAGACCTGCCATGGTGAGTACGGCCGGCGCTCGAGCATCAACAGCAAAAGGAATGAGTAGATTAGATGTAGTTGCTTAA
- a CDS encoding flagellar hook assembly protein FlgD, whose product MISNKIGTQTFSKGAQHVDFKDEKVNYTPAAKDTEAAGEEKKAVGDILNQIANPGGKDPNKPARRASNNLDKDDFLKLMLTQMKYQDPMNPMQSHEMAAQLAQFTSLEQLFNVNKNLEGLSKAQDPVQKYEALNLLGKTIKADSRQIFHQGGDSKNDLRFNLAADATKLKIAISDETGNTIKLIETGGLKKGGNKITWNGTDKQERELKPGRYFFSVEAENSSGRKVGVLTETKGTITGINYSSEGPLLMVGDQKVRLQDVENIEDGNVKEMQNQLETLMQQQQTLAPQGKVNAYKQQQTKAPPTVMPENKPQAKLDGAVLPLEVASANEINAASQGGNGISSGGAFGRK is encoded by the coding sequence ATGATTTCAAATAAAATTGGTACGCAGACGTTTTCTAAAGGCGCACAGCATGTCGACTTTAAAGACGAAAAGGTGAATTACACCCCTGCGGCTAAAGATACAGAAGCAGCTGGTGAAGAGAAAAAAGCCGTTGGCGATATTCTCAACCAGATTGCTAATCCTGGAGGAAAAGATCCTAATAAACCTGCGCGTCGCGCGAGCAATAATCTTGATAAAGATGATTTTTTGAAACTCATGCTTACGCAAATGAAGTATCAAGACCCCATGAACCCTATGCAGAGTCATGAGATGGCAGCTCAACTTGCTCAATTCACCAGTCTTGAACAGCTCTTTAATGTGAACAAGAATTTGGAAGGATTAAGTAAAGCCCAAGACCCTGTGCAGAAATATGAGGCCTTAAACCTACTTGGCAAAACTATTAAAGCCGACTCACGTCAGATTTTTCATCAAGGTGGTGATTCTAAAAATGATCTGCGCTTTAATTTAGCAGCAGATGCAACAAAACTTAAAATCGCAATCTCTGATGAAACGGGTAATACTATTAAGCTTATCGAAACGGGTGGGCTTAAAAAGGGTGGTAATAAAATTACTTGGAACGGTACAGATAAACAAGAGCGTGAGTTAAAACCTGGACGTTATTTTTTCAGTGTAGAAGCTGAGAATAGTTCTGGTCGAAAAGTAGGTGTGCTAACCGAAACCAAGGGTACAATCACAGGAATTAATTATAGTTCTGAGGGCCCCCTACTTATGGTTGGCGATCAAAAAGTGCGTTTGCAAGATGTTGAGAATATCGAAGATGGTAATGTTAAAGAAATGCAAAACCAGTTAGAAACGTTAATGCAACAGCAACAAACGTTAGCACCACAAGGTAAAGTGAATGCTTATAAGCAACAGCAAACAAAAGCTCCACCAACAGTGATGCCAGAGAATAAACCTCAAGCAAAACTTGATGGAGCTGTGTTACCTTTAGAAGTGGCGAGTGCCAACGAGATAAATGCTGCTAGTCAAGGCGGTAACGGAATAAGTTCAGGAGGTGCTTTTGGTAGAAAGTAA
- a CDS encoding FliI/YscN family ATPase produces MKKYETAVDRNPLFHDSGKITKVVGFLMEGYLPGAWLGSVCEVYPSSGERSFSAEVVGFREKNVLLMPLGDIRGVGMGARIVLSRREATIKVGPRLLGRVLNGLGDPMDAKGPVHTSDEISIYAPIENPLSRPPIRKPLDLGIKCINGLLTAGMGQRVGIMAGSGVGKSVLLGMIARATSADVNVIALIGERGREVREFIENDLGPEGLARSIIVCATSDQSPVVRMRGAFVATAIAEYFCSAGKNVLLMMDSVTRFSMAQREIGLSIGEPPATKGYTPSVFSMMPKLLERAGIFEGKGSITGLYSVLVEGDDMDDPIADCVRSIVDGHIVLSRSIAQRGHFPAIDVLQSTSRVMRNVVNPQHYEIAMRLRENMAIYREAEDLINIGAYRKGSSAKIDHSIQVHDQIQDFLRQEIGSKFSVDDTCRMMDEILRKP; encoded by the coding sequence GGTTCTGTTTGTGAAGTTTACCCTAGCAGCGGTGAGCGTTCATTTTCAGCTGAGGTCGTAGGGTTTAGAGAAAAAAATGTTTTATTAATGCCCCTGGGTGATATCAGAGGTGTTGGTATGGGTGCTCGCATTGTATTATCACGACGAGAAGCTACCATAAAAGTTGGCCCAAGACTTTTAGGTCGAGTGCTTAATGGTCTTGGTGATCCGATGGATGCCAAGGGGCCTGTTCACACAAGTGATGAAATTAGTATTTATGCTCCAATTGAAAACCCACTATCAAGGCCACCTATTCGAAAGCCTCTTGATTTGGGTATTAAATGTATCAACGGGCTTCTCACCGCAGGTATGGGGCAACGAGTTGGTATCATGGCTGGTAGTGGTGTCGGAAAATCTGTTCTCTTGGGAATGATCGCGCGAGCAACAAGTGCGGATGTCAATGTCATCGCATTAATTGGTGAGCGTGGCCGTGAAGTTAGAGAATTTATTGAAAATGATTTAGGTCCAGAGGGTTTGGCAAGATCTATTATTGTTTGCGCAACAAGTGATCAAAGCCCCGTTGTGAGAATGCGAGGGGCCTTTGTGGCTACAGCAATTGCAGAATATTTTTGTTCTGCCGGTAAAAATGTTTTGCTCATGATGGATTCCGTCACGCGATTTTCTATGGCGCAAAGAGAAATTGGTTTGAGCATTGGTGAACCCCCGGCAACTAAGGGTTATACCCCGAGTGTGTTTTCGATGATGCCTAAACTTTTAGAGCGTGCTGGTATTTTTGAAGGTAAAGGTAGTATCACTGGCCTCTACAGCGTTTTAGTAGAAGGTGATGACATGGATGACCCGATCGCAGATTGTGTGCGTTCGATCGTTGATGGTCATATTGTTTTATCCCGTTCTATTGCGCAGCGTGGGCATTTCCCGGCAATAGATGTTCTTCAAAGTACGAGTCGAGTAATGCGCAATGTGGTGAATCCACAGCATTACGAAATCGCAATGCGTCTTCGTGAAAACATGGCTATTTATCGTGAAGCAGAAGATCTTATTAATATTGGTGCGTATCGAAAAGGCAGTTCTGCAAAGATTGACCACTCTATTCAGGTGCATGATCAAATTCAAGATTTTTTAAGGCAAGAAATCGGAAGTAAATTTTCAGTTGATGATACATGTCGCATGATGGATGAAATCTTGAGGAAGCCGTGA